ATTCTGtcgttatattatattttatactaaagtgtgcaattttttttccatattcttttatattttgtctgAAAAGTTAGTGATGgggacaaaatcaaaatatgaaagcatgcaggattttctcgctgcgtttgGTGGCCTTCGGTGGTCTGCTTTGTGaacaggttgttgtctctctgacaTACTCCCCTAACCCATACTCAATGTCATGCATAAGAATATTTCCAAACCGAACATCGAGTCCAgtaattataatttgttattttgtttgtcaGTACCTGTTCTGTTTCAGATTGCTTTTTGGACAGTATATATAAGGGAAAAGAATGACTGGAAAGATGCGTATGGAAATTTTCTCTGCATGAATTTGTCTTATTATATTTACCTatacattaaatgaaaataaggataagtaaaaatattcaagtttaaagccaaaagaaaaacaatttgaagAAGTTTTAAGAGTacgtaaaataataaattactcGATCAGGAATACTGCTGGACGCTTTTTAAATTCGgtacatagattttttttttaaattgcaggaaatgcttaccctgccggagcacctgatttcactcacggtttttagtggagttcgtttTGTTTCTTatctatcatttatatttatatgtaaatattttggttttatgatcttttgtttactccttggttttgattgttattgtcttttaattttcataaagttgGATCAACAATTTCAATCAGTAAATACAATTCCAGACTGTTTGTAAAGGCTCTTGGTCGAAAACCGTTCAACGaactacaaaatataacagtaaGGGTAAAAAACATAAGTGACATACATCCCTCCATCATGAAACCCATATGACCTACCTTTGGTGTATTAACCAAGTAGCGGCACATTTCTCCTATGTACTGAATTACGGTGACATTATGCTGACGACATTCCTGGAAAAACCTGCTGGCAGAAAATCTTTCCGACAGAACCATTGTTATTCcttaaaagtaaacttttaagttggcattttatagaaaaataattgcTAGTTCCTCGATATATCATgctcttttatttgataactCTCTCCAAATTGAGGTTTAACTCTGCCTAAttgatagataaaaaaagaCTTCACAggaaaaactcaaacacataaacaggctttaaaaaagaacaacatATTTCCAGACAAACGCatccaatattttaaaacacttaCAAAttaaaaggatacaaaaaatgaaaaaaaaaaaacaccatttaccCTAAATATGCATGCCAACCCATTtgcaacaatatttgtttttcgaaacatcatttcatttatttccagTTAAGTTCAACTTAATTGTGATAAATAAATTGTTGTATATATCATGAAAACATGACTAATGCAAATTGGCTTTTATTCCTTAATGCTTGTTGTTGCGCCAAATACCATGCCCGCACgcattatttttaattgaacTTGATTTTCTAGACACCATAATATCATGGcttaccatatcttcttatagaTCCGACTCCAAACATTGATCCTGCAGAGTGGTAAAGGGGAAGACATGTGTATAGGATATCATCTGAAGTAGTACTGGTTCTGTAAGCCAATAAAAATCCAGCAAATAAACACTTCAAATGTGTCACAATCACAGGTTTCGGTAAACCTAAAAAGAAACTCACAGCAATAACAGCACGTATAAATAGGTTAAAGAAATCCTCAATAAGGTTCTATAAGACAGTCGTTTGAAAAAATACGTCTTGTAGAAtgaaatcatgttttttattgTAGGACTAAATATAATCAGCATACCTACCTTACAGACAACATACCTGTTGTACCCGACGTGAAAATCAAACAATTAGTAGACATCACTGTTACATTTGATCTCATAGAACGTGGTATCCGATCTTCTGGTGCTGCCTTTAATTCTAAGTCTAAGCGTCTAAATCTCGAAGGAATTTCGACACCTGATGAATCAAAAGTGTACAAGTCAATGTTTTCTAAGTCCTCAGCGATATCTTCTATTGCTGCATACAGTTCGGGACCTAAAAAAAGTATGGTTACAAAGTGTACATGATTTAATGCAAATTAGATACATTCTATGGTGCGAATgctaaataaataaacaaaaataccaaactcaaaACGGAAAAACCGTaaataaatagcaaaatcaaaagctcaaattcATCAAACGAATGCAAAACTATTGgcatgatgatgatgatggatGACATTATATCATCCATACCAGTTaaataaatatgcaaaataGGAACACAGTAATGAAATATGTTGTGGACTGAGCGATATTTCAACCTGTAAGGATAACAGGTCACCTGCACATTATTCTGATTCCGGAAATAAGTTCTGTTCTAATTCCTCGCATAACGTGTTTGGTGTAGAAGCAGCTAATACTTATTATTTGGTTTGACAGGATTTGGGATTCTATACATGACCTCCCGCACTATAAGCGATcgtgttaatatataaatactacCAGGCCGAGGTTGTTTCGAATACCAAGGACAACATTAGTATACGTAGAATTGAAGACactggaatatttttttaaagttaaaagacACGTTTTAAGGAAACAAAATTATTCTCAGATTTGGGGCTTCTTATTTTTTACAGTCCCCGTCATGGTCAACCAATAactgtttgtttatgtgttcctatttttgtgtccatttttctttgtaaaattctattttaattgATGCATACTCTTTACCTGAGTTAAAAAATACTGCTTTGGCTTCACTTGAAATTATACTGTGAAGAAGTGGCTTCTttctttggttaaaatttaggaAAGCAACTTCAACTCCAATTTTCTCAAAGCCTGTTTGttagaaataacataataaatttGCATACATATGTAACAGTATATTTGGCATCAAATTAATTATTCGGAAAACAAACTTTACACTGATGGTGATACAGAAACACAAATGATCAAGGCTATCATTTCAACTTCAAAAGTTGCCATGATAACTcatcaaaaaatcaaatttgtttttatttttctgaataaatttaacctTAATAATGCAAGGGCAATTATAAAATAGGTTTTGGTAATTCTTAGATTTGCTCTCTCCACTTACATGACGTATGCCTTAACAAccagacaaaaaatacaatctTCAAAGACAGATATTAAATGAACTTACCAAACCAAGTCCATACAAAAGCAGGTTCATTATATATCAGTATGGCAACCGTATCACCTTGCTTCAACCCAAGACCCAAAGCAACGTTTGCCACTTTATTTGCCATTTTGTCCACTTCTGTAAAACTGTAAGGCTTTCCTTTATGGATTATCATCGGCTTGTGACAAAACTTATCAGCAGTTCTCTCAAATAAATCTATAGGTAATTCTTTTTTCCTCTtgcttttttcaatttgaatgaCAGTTTTTATAGCAATTGATAGAAACTTGATATCTCCATATAACCATGGAAATTTTATCCGAATCAGCAAATACAGAGCGCCTAATGCACCCAAACATGCTGTCAGAAACTTTAACATCCTAAAACGAAAAACGTATAATAACTGCTACAACTTAATCTCACCAAATTGATGATGGGTCTGATGACTAAAACGGAAATCTTTTATGTATCATGACTTGTATGGtatgttttcttttgtattcgtcaaataattgttatttttttttatttgaattataaagtGATCAGTTGACTCCCATCTTATCTCTAAGATATCTCTTTCACTGACAAAGGgttaaaactataataaatatcttatatagaATAATGGGTAAAAAATTCAAGAATATACATTGAAACAGAGAATAATGAAGTGCTAAATTTTAGGAATCGAGAATAATGTGCCAGaaactaaataataaagaaattaagatataagatataaaaaaaatcatcatccTTCTACATGAAAAACCTTGAATTATCAATCTGCTACGAATTTACCGATGAATGAATAATAGTCAACGATTTTCCCCACGAGGGCGCTGGATCGTTACAAATAACGATACAagtacacaataaaataaattatataaacgcctaaaaagtgtacataacaacaccaataacacaaaaaggaactataaatgtaattatttataaatatttcggataacagatatccttcatcAGTATATATGATTGTGATGTTGAATGAATCAATTATCAGTCTACTTAGATTAAGCTGTTACAatctcgtctaaacatcaacccaacaatgttatatatatatatatatatatatatataaacgagtctaaattgaaaactacgttcaaacctatgactgcgttggataaaaaccgcaatttttatacgtgtgcatgtcaaacaaatttcgttgtagaagggtctaaaaacagcacaaacaacattttccaaaagaccaaaagcgtgaaaaagtatatttaaacaaaacgcatttgactaacaggtcgaacaactgatgttctttaaccctatatatatatacaactcgtctaaacatcaacccaacaatgttagatctgtaaatttgctttcgcaaatttttggttcttccctcgccgggattcgaacccatgctactgtgatatcgtgacaccaaatcgcctgcactgcagccgtcccgctagaccacatgaccacctggcctctcaaaaaaagagctttcgctggccatgtgttacctttccacgtcagttataatctagcggcgtactacagtacatgatatataaggcatgaagatgttattgttacagatcagctaaattatctatagtaaaggatcctacaaattaatgtaagatacagtcacagaaaataattatattcataagtacgtctgagtcagtgacaaccctacaacagatgtatccatcggatcgctatcaatgatggtgatacatggatgtgtacataatgtatatacaactcgtctaaacatcaacccaacaatgttagatctgtaaatttgctttcgcaaatttttggttcttccctctcCGGGATTCggacccatgctactgtgatatcgtgacaccaaatcgcctgcactgcagccgtcccgctggacatgcatatatatatatatttctgtaaATGATAAAGTGGTTTCTAATGTTGTACTTGGTCGATATTTAACTTTAATGTGCGTTCCATACAATCATACCGGGTAATAACAACTGACGATAAAAATACATTACACACGGGAGAAGATAAAAGTTTAATCTATGCACATACATGTCACATCATAAACTAGTTGCATAAATTAATGattaatgttttgaatattataattgcCCAATTTCTTATGCATGTGTTATCGTAATTATAGTGTGTTCTCTTGCAAATGAGTACATACCTTAGCAAGTACCCTCACTCGACCTTTGACCGTAAATATATACGGTAAGCCTATTTAACTATACAATTGCAACTTGCTTTTAAACGtacacaatataatatttgaaaacttataacaagaatgttattttaaaaatacaaaaataaaacacacaataGTTAAAATGAATCACTAACTTGAAAATCAAGGTCAGTATTTATATAAATCGAAACTTTAAATAACTGATTCGCTCGTCTGGTAAAATACTGCCACTGTGACAAAAAACGAATCGGgcgatatttgatattttatgtagTTTTGTATGCATTAAAATTCTTTGAAGGgctttttatcttaaaaaaggATCTATTATTGTATAGAATGTACGTTATAATGAGTGCCATAACGTTAATATGAATCTTTTTatgtagttatttttttatcgaagaaatgtccacaaaatttgtcttaaatataatactagtcaacaaaagaaacgatacacgactttgaaagaaaatttatcaaaaagtattaaactcatttatttaacataagacaaaatgagatacaccgtattttaaaaagcttttatttgcaatgtatgcacatgtgataatgaaaatcaaaacttgtcagaaagtatctaaattccgtgtaaacgatcatagggtgcaaattagttttgcggaaagttgaataaaaagtcaacacataattttctaagtatttttcaaatttgtttaaaaatattcaatatgctaatcaagttatgttcatgttgtaactaatgggttgcaatattgtttttttcaaatttttggggaaaaaaaagttttttgaaatctcaaaaaatgcaaaacaaaataaaaaaaattttcgtctcaaatcgatgctttagatatgaaaacagtaaatttggaacctttaggattagttttaagatttttaccgctttttgaatatcactttacacatactgtctatggtaaatcagttgataatgtattatacatttaaaCGATTTCTCGTGGGGTCGAACTTTgcttaacaaataaacgaagaagctgtatgatttttaaaaacaaattgatggaaaacactgtctttaccttcaaatgagaggttggcatcattagttggaacttctgttttaaaaattgtcgttttatgtaaattttgtaaaaaaaaaaaaatcgcgaAAAAACGTTTCgaaagcaaaaaaaatctttttttttaaacggatttatatttccataatgattaaGTATTACTACCATTAATATTGGTTCaatgaactttatctttaatttgaaaaaaaaagtcttgtattgtttcttttgttgactagtatacatatgtatttttttccttGGAAAATTTGCGTTGCAATACTTAGATTACTATCGGGATCACTAGCTTTGCTTTTGATGTCTAGATACATCTAGTTTGCTATTTGCCGTTTCTGACCATCttaatatctttaatttcaaaaattaggTTAGCAGTGTAATTGGTCGGTCCTGTCATGTTATTcgtatttttatgaattattatcGAATATTGATATAGAAAATATACCTTGTCGCCTAATTGAATGAAAAGGAAGACCTAAATAATCTCGTTTTTAAAAGGCAATAGTTTCTGAACATGTTTGACTCATCTAATTTTCTGTATGGATTTCAAGAGATATAGTAATTATAGCTTggattttattgtttacttatGTTTTATCCATGGTGGCCATGTAAGCTGATAGACcatgataaaattaagaatttaaaaatagacATTCAAAGTATCTCAGTACAGTGTAACTATTATTGCAAAGGAGGAATATCTTTGTAAATTTTTCTGACGACTTATGGAGGgaataaacaagtaaaaaaaagtttataaaaaatctagcagggaaattttcttttatagtaACAACTGTAGCGGGGTTGCTTCCCCTTAGTTCAGGTAGAACATATATAGCCAGTTTTAATCAACTGAGCTAGGGAATCGATTCTTTGGCTCAGTGGGTTAAAGCACTGACTGTCACCCAGACGACcggggttcgaatcccggtggTGACGATATGAATTTGTAGAGTAGATACGTACTCTCCGGTTACACAACAATACATGAAAAGTCGAAAATACGGTTACTAGATGGTCCGAGTACACAATTCAGTTATCGTccttcacgaatatagtccttaatgtggacagtgtgttacttgccaatttttgttattataccccttccaaatttaattctccatgttttatgcctcatatagcaagttggggggtgaaatgacactgtaaaaaaatttgggtcataaatatttaggtaaagtagtgattaggtccagctgaaaaaggtcaaaatttagcacttcggaagctgtcaaaagatttcaagacccccttaacacaaaattgtccatattttgagttagagctgatgaagttttctataattttgatataatttgtcccaaaagtagtacaacacactgtaaaaatgttattgagaaagcgcaggtgggattttttttatttacatttattgtctaaaagaaatgcactacgaaataactgtgtactcggaccaaaTCATCACTTTTTTTCGTCAATATTTTGATTCTAGTAAAAAAATAGTGATTTCTGTATAGACTATTTGAGGGATGTTACATGTATCAAGTGCCAAAAAGCGACTTGCCACTAAAAGCCACTTGCTGTTCAGGATTTTGTGATCATCAGTTGGaataattttatatgtatgGTTTCTTAGTGTTCTGCAGTGATTGAACCTATAGAATATTCTTTTGCTaagttattcaataaatgtgTAAATAGTCTTTGTGACTAATTGCATTTTAAAGTGTCAGTCATAACTTTTTATTATAGACTCCATCGTCATAGATGTTTCGTGGTAGTGCTGGCTGTCTTGGATTTAATCGATATATGGCCGAGTTTAAGCAGACATAAATTGGCATTTTCTTATTCTCCAATAAGCACGCGGCCTCTCTGAGGTAGGAGTCGAAACTGTTTTATTCGGATTTAGTAAATGTACTGTAAGGGTGTCATAtagaaaataaggagattttATATGACTGCCAATGATACCAATACCAATCAGaagccaaataaagttgatgtaaaaaaatataaatcaccttatggccttcaacaatgaaaaaacacatACCCTAAAGTTGGCTATAAATGTCCCCGACatgataaatattaaacaatccataaaagaaaatttacgACCCAATGCCTTTTaactttgttttcaaaaatgtatatgacAGACACTTTCGAGTTTGTCAGTCACCTgaaaaaaaactcgtcaattctgcgcgcctttatgacgtcatttaccagatggAGGGaatcgcctgtatccctgcactataaCGTTCTTCAAGCGATTTattgatcgtcattgtgcaggataaactaaaaatattatttgttctgtaggtacttaattctctaatgacagcagtgcggAAAGACAATTATGAggattcaatttgccgaatagtTCGTGCTATATAGctttatagttttccaaccactcgctcaacgaAAATGatgacgcccctaaacgcacgaatgatgttcactaaaacccAAATTGTTgtcggaaatgcatcgaactcgaaagttgtctattataCGACTCAGCGTACGTGTCAGTATATTACAAAACAGAGAATAAAGTAACATTCTTTCGCACTGAATAGTCAATGCGATGTTCGATATATTTGCTCGACCGTTATCAGTCATGCAATCACACTTTGTACTAGCTATCAGCAGGTGTACCCATTATTCAAAgcggtttttattttttaaaacgacGAATTCAACTCCGGAACATGTTTTTATGAATCGTCAGATGAGAAACCTTATTAGTGTTGTCATTGTCTATTGgctcaatttaattttaattgggTTGTTGCCGTCTCTTTTTGCAACCAAGAACCACCAAGTCGAAAATCAGCTGATCATTAGCCATAAAGAAACAGAACATCCGAAATAATACCAATATTACGGATAACAGAAACACAGGAAATAATATCTATTTATTATGCATGATACTCATGTGTAaactattttacaaattaaaatattaagatacgctatatacatgtaccacaaCTCAAATTATACTTTTATAGACTGatctacaaatgtatattttacaaCGCCTTTATACTGATTATATACTAGCTTGATAAGTTAAAGTAGCAAAAAATGCCACTAAGTGCGTGTATATTCTATTACTTTCGAAGTAAAACGTTAAGGTTTTCATAAATGATTGAGTAAAAATTGAACGaacaaaagtaaaagtaaacatTCAACTTGTCATTGGgactttctaaaaaaaaacatgcattatacaacaaatggaagtttttaacgacctttactggctatacagcccttgcacggtcggtaatTATTGTTGCTTTTCAGAGGTAATATAGGTTTAAAGATACACTTATCAACAATATCTGTTTCAATATCTGTTTCAATATAAATGTTACATCGTGTTCATAGTTTAATATCTTGTTTTTCAATTGCCATGGCTATTTCCATGTCCAAAGTACAATATTTCTGTTTCTTAGTATTAAAGTAATAAAGAGGTTCTTTAACAACAGCAGGATCAAATCCTTCTTTTTTCAgagttgcctttatttgtttgAACGTCGATGTAATGTCTAACATGTGTGTAAATCGTAAAAATCTAGGTATAGCGTATGATTCTAGCTCGTTGATACACCGTTGTTCTATTTGTAAAATCATGTCTTCTGTAGGCTGTTTCTTTTCTGAATCGAATAAGTTGACTGTAGCCATTCCTGCTCTCCCTTCAGAACCTTAAATGCAAATAAATTCATAATTGATAGATATACAGTTTAAATTGTAAATGTTGAATTCATTCTAAGTAGTACTTATTTACAAAAACTTTGGAAGAGGGTTATAATATTCAAAAAGCTAGAAAATGAATGCAAATGCGTTATAAACTATTAAGTGAatatcatattgaaaaaaaaaaccacatctAAACACGAGATATTTGAACGCGggcaaaaacttaaaataaacaagtgATGCACTTAATGTATTTCAGACTATGATTTATTTGAAATGGAAACATTcttgaataaaaatttgaatagaAACTTATAAAAGTCGAAATGAAAGACAACAtattatatgtcgaaaattgaCGAACAGACAAACACTAGTTCCTAAAGTACTTTCAGAAAACCATTGACACGACAGCACGAACATAGCAGAAAAACAGCGGTGAATTCATCATGTGGTCAGAAAAGATATTCAGTTCTTTTCTTAAATAACACCTGGAATCAATCGTGttgtttataccaataaaaGCCATACCAAAAGGCTTAAATGCTCCTAGGATAAGCAgttaaaagtgatttttttgtgtgGAAAAAAGTGCGACCTATGCTAGAACAACTTTACAGTTAttagtattatatttttaacttagTGATAATCTGCAGAAAAATTAATGACAATTACAGTATTTTATTTTCGCAGGTGTAAAATTttgcgattttcattgaatattaaaggtttaagaaatattttgttggttattattttggcagACTCGCGAAAATAACCCTCTATACGGTAATTTCAGATTCAGATTATTATATAAGACCACTATACCTGGGACAAGAACTCCGTAGACACATGTATCTATTATAAATGGTAGCTCTGTGATAATGTTAGCTACTTGAGTTGTTGAAACATTTTCACCTTTCCAtctaaaaatgtaacaaaaaaaaatagacgtATAGTTTGCAttcaaattacttttatttaaatttatctgCGTTAGAATAACGTTATTTTTAAGCCTTTGCAATACAAAATGGAAATAAATGTAGCAAAAGAAGTATTTAAAACATGTAgcaattattaataaatataatatgacaATCGTGACCCCCCTTATAATTAATTatcaatcaaatgaaatatgtaaaattaatttACCAATATCCAAAAACATATAATCAACTTAGTAATGATTTACCTATATGTATCTCCAAGCCTATCATAGAAATAACAATAATGGTTTTCGTCATGGTAAAACAGGTCTCCAGAATTAATGTAaatatctccttttttataaacGTCATGGATAAGTTTCCGTTTGGTTGCTTCGTTCCGGTTTTTGTATCCTTCAAAAGGAGTTTGTTCACTGAGTGAACAAATAAGAAGTCCAGGTTCATCTAAAATCATCACATTACTAAACTTTAACCATTGTACAATAATAGCAACATCGGGTTTAATTACTTTGATGGCCATTTTTCTTGTTCAAAAGACTtttctgtttaatattaacCATGTGCAGCTTGCAATTGACAATTATGAGtatgaactattttgttttagaaaatgtaCTGCTTtctaatatattgtttttgtccGGGCTCAATTTGGTGGTTTCACATACCT
This Mytilus trossulus isolate FHL-02 chromosome 14, PNRI_Mtr1.1.1.hap1, whole genome shotgun sequence DNA region includes the following protein-coding sequences:
- the LOC134697638 gene encoding long-chain fatty acid transport protein 6-like, yielding MLKFLTACLGALGALYLLIRIKFPWLYGDIKFLSIAIKTVIQIEKSKRKKELPIDLFERTADKFCHKPMIIHKGKPYSFTEVDKMANKVANVALGLGLKQGDTVAILIYNEPAFVWTWFGFEKIGVEVAFLNFNQRKKPLLHSIISSEAKAVFFNSGPELYAAIEDIAEDLENIDLYTFDSSGVEIPSRFRRLDLELKAAPEDRIPRSMRSNVTVMSTNCLIFTSGTTGLPKPVIVTHLKCLFAGFLLAYRTSTTSDDILYTCLPLYHSAGSMFGVGSIRRYGITMVLSERFSASRFFQECRQHNVTVIQYIGEMCRYLVNTPKSANDTDHLVTAAIGNGLRKDIWSEFQSRFKVDNIIEIYGATELSFGFGNLFNEVGATGRITPLLKMLLPIAFIKFDSDANEPVRNGKGRCVPVDTGEPGLLIIRFDKRMPTEGYKNKEEENKRRFLYNVFKDGDKYINSGDLLFIDKDYYVYFYDRLGDTFRWKGENVSTTEVANTISELPFVADSCVYGVTVPGCEGRAGMATIHLVDSDKVEPTEDMLCKIMEQCRTQLAGYAIPRFLRFTRFLDITSTFKQMKTTLKREGFDINLTMEPIYYFDIRHKKYSQIDKNIYSNIIDKHINF